The genomic stretch TCACATTGCCAATTATAAAACAATAGGAGGAGAAAAATGACGTTCGATCGAAAGAAGAGCATAATGGAAGCAGCCGAAAAATCATTTTCAATGTTTGGCTACAAAGCGACAACAATGGATCAAGTTGCCAAAATTGCGAATGTAGGAAAGGGAACAATCTATAATTTCTTTAAAAATAAAGAGGAACTGTTCAATGAAATTGTACGCGGAATGGTTATTGAACTGAAAGAACTTGCTCAAGATTCCATTCATAGAGAGGATACGTTTTTTGAAAATCTTCATCGTGCTCTCTATAGTGTATTGGAACATCGGCGGGAGCATAAGTTGGCGATAAAGCTCTCTCAAGAAGTACGTGAGATTGGAACCCCTGCAGCTATGGATGCTTTGAACCTTGTAGAAAAGGCGATCCTTCATTTTCTTGAACAAGAGATTGAACGTGGCATTTCAGATGGCGAAGTGAAAAGATGTGATCCATCTCTTGCAGCCTTTCTTATGTTCAAAATGTATATCGCGCTTATTTTCGATTGGGAAAAAACGCATCCTTCCTTTAGTAAAGAAGAAATAGCAAATCACCTTGAATTTTATATGATGAGTGGAATTAAGACGGAAGAGCAGTAGTGAAAATAAAGTAAGCTACTGCTATTGCTATTCTAAATAAAGGGTGATATATTATCTCTTGTAGCAAAAAATGACCAGATTGAAGAACCGGTCACCTTGTTTTCAATCCATAGTAAGTAAAAAAAGTCTTTTTTTTGAGGTCAAATGACCATATGAGAAAAATGGTCAATTAGACAGGAGGGTAAACATGAAGAAATCATCAAAACAATTTCGCTCTGAATGGGCGTCATTGCTTAAGAATAAAAAAATCTTAATTCCAGTCATTGCTGTGTTGTTTATACCGGTATTATATAGTGGCATGTTTTTATGGGCGTTCTGGGATCCATACGAAAATTTAGATCAGATTCCAGTCGCGGTTGTTAATAGTGACAATGGAGCGGATTTTGAAGGGGAGCATCTTGAAATAGGGAATGAGCTTGTCGATAAGTTGAAAGATGAGCCTGAATTTAAGTGGGATTTTGTTGATGAAGAAGAAGCAAATAAAGGTCTTGAAGATCAAACCTATTATATGAAGATTCATATCCCAGAAGATTTTTCTGAGAAATCGACCACCGTTCTTGATGAACATCCTGATAAATTAAACTTAGAATATGTGCCAAATGAGAGTTTTAACTTCTTGGCTGGGCAAATAGGCGGAACGGCTGTTAGTGAAATCAAATCACAAATTGCTGAGAACATCACAGAGAATTATAGTGAGCTCGTCTTTGATAAGTTTAGTGAAATAGCTGATGGCTTGTCGGAAGCATCAGATGGCGCTGGTGAACTAGCTGATGGATCATCTGAGTTAAAAGATGGCACAAAGCAGTTGAAAGACAACTTAGCAAGTCTGAATGAAGGATCGATTGAGTTAACAAATGGTATTAGTAGTGCAGAAAACGGATCTATTGATCTTGCAAATGGCATTAGTGAAGCGAACCAGGGAACGACTAATTTATTAGATGGTTTGAAAGAAAAACAGCCACAAGTTAGTCAGTTAGCTGATGGATCTTCTCAACTCAGTAATGGGCTTGGTGAACTTAGCAGCAATATGGGAGATTTTAAAGGTGGACAAGAGCAACTTCTAGCTGGTGTGAAGCAAAGCAAAGATGGAACAAAGCAGTTGATGGATGGCCTAAATGCTTCAGTTTCAGCATTAGAAAATAAATCATTACCTTCTGTTGATGCAGAAGGACTGAAACAATCACTAACAAGTGGCGTGACGAATGCCTCAGCTGTTCCTAAGGAATTGCAGGGTGTTATAGAGTCAATTCAAGGAAGCGATCAGTATACGGATGAGCAAAAGCAAGCGCTGATTAGTCAGCTTCAACCAATTGCTGAGAAGTCTGGTACAGCAGCGAAGTCAGTTGGGGAAGCGGCAACACAATTTTCGAATGAGGCAGAGAAACTTTCAGGTGCTTCTTCTAATCTCGATGCTCTAGTAGAAGGGCAGCGGCAGTTAGCTCAAGGAGCAACAGCGTTATATGAAGGACAGGTTGACCTTGAACAAGGTCTTGAAAAATTCGGTGATAAAATTAACCAAGCCAGTGCTGGAATCAATCAATTGCATAATGGTGCAATACAGGTTGCTGATGGAACAAACACAGTGGCTTCTGGCTGGAACTCATTGATTGATAATGTAGGAACGTTAAATTCTGGCATGAATGAGCTCTCTAACGGTTCACAAGAATTAGCAAGTGGACTTTCGGAATTAGAAGGAGGCTCATCTGAGTTATCTACGGGCGCAGGGAAATTAGCAGATGGATCTAAAGACCTTGATAGCGGAGCTCAAAAATTAACAGATGGTACATCAGAGCTTCGGGATAAACTAGGAGATGCTGCGGAAGAGACGTCGAATACGAATGCTGATGATGAGACGTACAGTATGTTTGCTGATCCAGTTAAAGTAGATACAGAGGCTGTCTCAGGCGTACCAAACTACGGAACCGGATTTGCACCTTATTTCCTTTCCCTTGGTTTGTTTGTAGGGGCACTTCTCATGTCTATTGTCTTTCCACTTCGTGATCCAGCAGGAACGCCACGAACGGCAATTGGTTGGTTTATGAGTAAATACGGTATTTTATTAGTAGTTGGTGTGATACAAGCACTTGTCTCTGATGCTGTTCTTTTATATGCATTGCAGATTGAAGTGCAGAGTGTGCCGTTATTCTTACTCTTCTCTGTCGTATCAAGTCTCGCTTATATGACATTGATCCAATTCTTTGTTACGACGTTAGGAGATCCAGGGCGATTTGTAGCGATCATTATCTTGATTTTACAATTAACAACGAGTGCCGGTACGTTCCCACTTGAGTTGATTCCTGAAGGGTTACAAGTCTTTAATACTTGGTTGCCAATGACGTACACCGTTTCAGGATTGAAAGCTGTTATTTCCAGCGGAGATTTTGCATTCATGTGGAAGAATGTCTACGTATTATTAGGATTTATTGCAATCTTTGCTATTGGAACAATCACTTTCTTCTTTGTAGAATTGAAGAAACGTAAGAAACATGGGTTGGAACCTGCGATGAACGAATAAGAAATCTATCTAAGAGGCTAGTTTAATCAATTGATTAAGCTAGCCTCTTTTCTTTTGATAATTAGTTGGAAAAACGATACAGTATTAGTAAGAAAGTTGTGTTATTGTGCGATAAATAGTTTACGTCTAGGAAAGAAACGGGTAAATACAATAAAGTTATGGATTTATAGGGAGGCAGGAGAAGCGATAGAATGATTACTTTCGAGCATGTTAGCAAAAAGTTTGCTGATGGTACTGAAGCGTTGAAAGATATTAATTTACATATTGAACAAGGCGAATTGTTAACGTTAATTGGCCCGAGTGGATGTGGTAAAACGACCACGATGAAAATGATTAACCGATTAATCGAACCGAGCGGGGGTCAGATTTCCATTGATGGAAAACGAATTTCTGACCAAGATCCTGTTGAATTAAGAAGGAGTATCGGATATGTCATACAGCAAATTGGTCTCTTGCCACATATGACTATTGCAGAAAAT from Bacillus sp. Cs-700 encodes the following:
- a CDS encoding TetR/AcrR family transcriptional regulator, whose product is MTFDRKKSIMEAAEKSFSMFGYKATTMDQVAKIANVGKGTIYNFFKNKEELFNEIVRGMVIELKELAQDSIHREDTFFENLHRALYSVLEHRREHKLAIKLSQEVREIGTPAAMDALNLVEKAILHFLEQEIERGISDGEVKRCDPSLAAFLMFKMYIALIFDWEKTHPSFSKEEIANHLEFYMMSGIKTEEQ
- a CDS encoding YhgE/Pip domain-containing protein, with the protein product MKKSSKQFRSEWASLLKNKKILIPVIAVLFIPVLYSGMFLWAFWDPYENLDQIPVAVVNSDNGADFEGEHLEIGNELVDKLKDEPEFKWDFVDEEEANKGLEDQTYYMKIHIPEDFSEKSTTVLDEHPDKLNLEYVPNESFNFLAGQIGGTAVSEIKSQIAENITENYSELVFDKFSEIADGLSEASDGAGELADGSSELKDGTKQLKDNLASLNEGSIELTNGISSAENGSIDLANGISEANQGTTNLLDGLKEKQPQVSQLADGSSQLSNGLGELSSNMGDFKGGQEQLLAGVKQSKDGTKQLMDGLNASVSALENKSLPSVDAEGLKQSLTSGVTNASAVPKELQGVIESIQGSDQYTDEQKQALISQLQPIAEKSGTAAKSVGEAATQFSNEAEKLSGASSNLDALVEGQRQLAQGATALYEGQVDLEQGLEKFGDKINQASAGINQLHNGAIQVADGTNTVASGWNSLIDNVGTLNSGMNELSNGSQELASGLSELEGGSSELSTGAGKLADGSKDLDSGAQKLTDGTSELRDKLGDAAEETSNTNADDETYSMFADPVKVDTEAVSGVPNYGTGFAPYFLSLGLFVGALLMSIVFPLRDPAGTPRTAIGWFMSKYGILLVVGVIQALVSDAVLLYALQIEVQSVPLFLLFSVVSSLAYMTLIQFFVTTLGDPGRFVAIIILILQLTTSAGTFPLELIPEGLQVFNTWLPMTYTVSGLKAVISSGDFAFMWKNVYVLLGFIAIFAIGTITFFFVELKKRKKHGLEPAMNE